From Salinibacterium sp. ZJ450, one genomic window encodes:
- a CDS encoding helix-turn-helix domain-containing protein translates to MALFDLENVGERIARYRKMNGMTAEELAALAGSGLTRSVISNIESGRKTNLTVAHLLALSEALGVPPTALVVSLEEPERVVATGTSTGELTSNDVVEWLAGAPLEKGELTPAGQKVRVALFGIREYYRALRDLKHAVQEGAHLVAALDEPNLKRMSQDVVEKADYLRDIGIKVGPANQRQPLDTGEYAWLVETAREAAAEVAHRFAEEEPSSSKDDARKL, encoded by the coding sequence GTGGCCCTTTTTGACCTTGAGAATGTAGGCGAGCGCATTGCTCGTTATCGAAAGATGAACGGCATGACAGCCGAGGAATTGGCGGCGCTCGCGGGATCCGGCTTGACGCGATCCGTAATCTCGAACATTGAGTCAGGGCGCAAAACGAACCTCACCGTGGCGCATCTCCTCGCCCTTTCCGAGGCGCTTGGCGTGCCGCCCACTGCCCTGGTTGTGTCGCTTGAGGAGCCGGAACGGGTCGTCGCAACCGGTACCAGCACCGGTGAGCTGACTTCCAATGACGTTGTCGAATGGCTCGCGGGAGCGCCGCTGGAAAAAGGAGAGCTGACGCCAGCCGGCCAAAAGGTCCGAGTGGCGCTATTCGGCATCCGCGAGTACTACCGTGCGCTGCGCGACTTGAAACACGCAGTCCAGGAGGGCGCTCATCTCGTTGCCGCGCTTGACGAACCAAATTTGAAGCGCATGTCTCAGGACGTCGTAGAGAAAGCTGACTACCTACGGGACATTGGCATCAAAGTGGGCCCAGCCAATCAGCGCCAACCCCTGGATACGGGCGAGTACGCATGGCTCGTAGAAACCGCCCGCGAGGCTGCCGCCGAAGTGGCGCACCGTTTCGCGGAAGAAGAACCCTCAAGCAGCAAAGACGACGCTCGAAAGCTGTGA
- a CDS encoding ImmA/IrrE family metallo-endopeptidase, with protein MNSYDPYAHAAELGVAIRHLPIDPLGLFMAQYNTVVVQSGLSREQDRFVLAHQLAHIEMDDPLEDDADDDEGEQREIRANNIAAMRLIPYPELVEAWKRHGEDAASMADALGVPVEVLNARLRLLRLQSESQSTEGGI; from the coding sequence ATGAACTCGTACGACCCGTACGCTCACGCGGCGGAGCTTGGGGTGGCGATTCGTCACCTGCCGATTGACCCATTGGGTCTGTTCATGGCGCAGTACAACACAGTCGTCGTGCAGAGCGGCCTGAGCCGGGAACAGGATCGTTTTGTCCTGGCGCACCAGCTGGCGCACATCGAGATGGACGATCCGCTGGAAGACGACGCCGACGACGACGAAGGAGAACAGCGGGAGATCCGGGCGAACAACATTGCCGCGATGCGCCTGATTCCCTACCCAGAGCTTGTGGAGGCGTGGAAGCGGCACGGCGAGGATGCCGCGAGCATGGCGGACGCCCTCGGCGTGCCGGTCGAAGTCCTGAACGCGCGTCTGAGGCTGTTGCGGCTCCAGTCAGAATCCCAGAGCACTGAGGGGGGCATCTGA
- a CDS encoding iron-sulfur cluster assembly accessory protein produces the protein MLTLTETASTVVKNIAAQSLGTEDGGLRVSSDEAGGSALNVAIAAGPEPADEVIESGGAHVYLEPIVATALADKVLDAEVAEDGSVRFAIGDQE, from the coding sequence ATGCTTACCCTGACGGAAACTGCCAGCACGGTGGTGAAGAACATTGCTGCCCAGAGCCTGGGCACAGAAGACGGTGGCCTGCGCGTCAGCAGCGACGAGGCCGGCGGCAGCGCGCTGAACGTGGCCATCGCAGCCGGGCCGGAACCGGCCGATGAGGTCATCGAGTCCGGCGGAGCCCACGTCTATCTGGAGCCGATCGTGGCGACCGCGCTCGCCGACAAGGTGCTTGACGCCGAGGTCGCCGAGGACGGCTCGGTGCGCTTCGCCATCGGCGATCAGGAGTAG
- a CDS encoding MBL fold metallo-hydrolase — protein sequence MRLTKQEHACFIVEEDGQKLVIDPGSYTTPLLGVDGVIAVVITHEHADHWTPDQLKAILDHNQDVAIYGPPGVVAAVGDDFTVHAVHEGDEVTVGPFTLKFFGSKHAVIHSSIPVIDNTGVLINDRIYYAGDSFTIPPVKVDTLAVPAGAPWLKISEVIDYVAAVKPTRSFPTHEMVLSVAGRKLSDARIGQATELGGGTYHPLEPGDTLEL from the coding sequence ATGAGACTGACCAAGCAGGAACACGCGTGCTTCATCGTCGAGGAAGACGGCCAGAAACTCGTCATCGACCCGGGTTCATACACGACACCGCTGCTCGGCGTCGACGGCGTCATTGCCGTGGTGATCACCCATGAGCACGCCGATCATTGGACCCCAGACCAGCTGAAGGCAATCCTTGATCACAATCAGGATGTCGCGATCTACGGCCCTCCCGGCGTGGTCGCCGCCGTCGGTGACGACTTCACCGTCCACGCCGTTCACGAGGGCGACGAGGTGACCGTGGGGCCGTTCACCCTCAAGTTCTTCGGCTCGAAGCACGCCGTCATCCACTCGTCGATTCCGGTGATCGACAACACCGGCGTGCTGATCAACGACCGCATCTATTACGCCGGCGACTCCTTCACCATTCCTCCGGTGAAGGTCGACACGCTCGCCGTTCCGGCGGGGGCGCCCTGGCTGAAGATCAGCGAGGTGATCGACTACGTGGCCGCGGTGAAACCCACCCGGTCCTTCCCCACCCACGAAATGGTGCTCTCCGTCGCGGGACGCAAGCTGTCAGACGCCCGGATCGGGCAGGCCACCGAACTCGGCGGCGGCACCTATCACCCCCTCGAGCCGGGAGACACGCTCGAGTTGTAG
- a CDS encoding tyrosine-type recombinase/integrase: MATITAYTTASGKRYRVRYRKPDRSQTDKRGFKTKRDAELYLAGIEVSKSRGAYVDPSKTRVTVSQWMEVWLASRNDMRATTRTRVEGIIGTHINSQLGGTPLGDLTRLRTQQWASQLPGAPETVRKVVNVLSGALQFAIEDGRLAANPASRLKLPKKTKTAKRYLTHDQVAALAQAVGERSNGSALGYDILVLLLAYCGLRWGELCGLRVRDVDLKRGRLSVEQTVVADKGYQRVEPPKDYEHRSIPIPLFLLPHLQKQVAGRADDAPVFYGQRTGTHLRNHVFRIGWFDDAAAAVGLVGLTPHELRHTAASLAVSAGANVKAVQRMLGHAHASVTLDVYADLFDEDLDSVAVALDHAALNSNVGKMWADDPKPALKALN, translated from the coding sequence ATGGCCACCATCACCGCCTACACGACCGCCTCTGGCAAACGGTACCGGGTCCGGTATCGGAAACCGGACCGCTCGCAGACTGATAAACGGGGCTTCAAAACCAAACGGGACGCCGAGCTATACCTCGCCGGCATTGAAGTCTCGAAAAGCCGCGGTGCCTACGTCGATCCCTCTAAAACGCGTGTAACGGTCTCGCAGTGGATGGAGGTTTGGCTGGCATCCAGGAACGACATGCGGGCGACGACCCGCACCCGTGTCGAGGGCATCATTGGCACGCACATCAACTCGCAGCTCGGCGGAACGCCTCTAGGCGATCTCACTCGGCTTCGCACTCAACAGTGGGCCTCACAACTTCCCGGCGCACCTGAAACGGTCCGAAAGGTAGTCAACGTGCTGTCGGGTGCCTTGCAGTTCGCTATCGAGGATGGACGACTTGCAGCGAACCCTGCATCCCGCTTGAAACTCCCCAAGAAGACCAAGACGGCCAAGCGCTACCTTACGCACGACCAGGTGGCGGCGCTCGCTCAGGCGGTCGGCGAACGCTCCAACGGGTCCGCGCTGGGTTACGACATCCTCGTCCTCCTGCTGGCTTACTGCGGCCTTCGCTGGGGTGAACTGTGTGGCCTCAGAGTGCGTGACGTGGACTTGAAACGCGGCCGGCTGAGTGTCGAGCAAACCGTGGTCGCCGACAAGGGCTATCAGCGAGTTGAACCCCCGAAGGACTACGAGCACCGGTCAATTCCGATCCCTTTGTTCCTTCTTCCCCACCTTCAGAAACAGGTCGCCGGGCGCGCCGACGATGCTCCCGTGTTCTATGGGCAGCGCACAGGAACCCACCTCCGCAATCACGTTTTCCGCATCGGGTGGTTCGATGACGCCGCCGCCGCGGTCGGCCTCGTCGGGCTCACCCCCCACGAGTTGCGACACACTGCCGCGAGCCTCGCCGTGAGCGCAGGAGCGAACGTGAAAGCCGTACAACGCATGCTCGGCCACGCCCACGCTTCGGTCACCCTGGACGTCTATGCCGACCTATTCGATGAAGACCTGGATAGCGTTGCAGTCGCCCTCGATCACGCAGCTCTGAATTCAAATGTGGGCAAAATGTGGGCAGACGACCCAAAACCGGCCCTCAAAGCCCTTAACTAA